Below is a genomic region from Sphingomonas sp. KR3-1.
CCGAGACCGGGAGAGGGGCTGTTCCATGCCCCTCTCCCCGCCCTCTCCCCCACAGGTGAGGAGAGGGAGACAATAAAGGGGGAATGGGGGTCGTCGCCTGGTGCGGCGGCCCCTTTCTCTCCCGCGATTGAGGCGGCCCGCGCTTTGCGCCATGCTGGCCCTTCCTCGAGCTGGATCCGCTGCATGTCCCGATTGGTCGCCCTCGATAATGTCGCCCATGCCGATCTGCGCGTCGCGGCGCGCCACGGCGCCGCGCATGGCGACGCGGTCAACCAGGCGCTGCTGTTCCCGACCGAGTTCGCCGAGGCGCAGCGCGACTTCCCGATCCTGTTCCTCCGCGATCCCGACGAAGGGCTCCAGGCAGTCGCCCTGCTCGGGCTCGACCGCGACGAGAACCTGTTCCTCGACGGCGACCGCTGGACGAGCCATCACATCCCGCTGCTGTTCCAGCGCGGCCCGTTCCTGATCGGGCTGCTGCCGGACAGCGATACGCCGGTGATCCAGATCGACCTCGACGATCCCCGCGTCGGCGCGGCGGACGGCGAGGCGCTGTTCCTGCCCCAG
It encodes:
- a CDS encoding SapC family protein — translated: MSRLVALDNVAHADLRVAARHGAAHGDAVNQALLFPTEFAEAQRDFPILFLRDPDEGLQAVALLGLDRDENLFLDGDRWTSHHIPLLFQRGPFLIGLLPDSDTPVIQIDLDDPRVGAADGEALFLPQGGQSRYLEHMSRVLGAIHVGMADTAAIYAAFDALGLIQPVALELMLDDERRYVVRDREVLSAERLAALGPAELDGLHRAGYLGSAFLLASSLGNMARLIERKNARAAA